The genomic interval ACTTCATAGTCCATACGTTAAATTACTTTCTAACGTAAAACGCTAATGACAAccatatattaacaaaattgtaaataatcAGTTTTTGAAATGTTGAAGGTTTTCCTGGTCTGCTGacacaatagaaacaatatctAGATAATCTAGTACaacttattttaatacatgctgattcgcgatccgaacattgCACATGCCGTTAAAGGAATTGAAGTTGAAGCATTCATATATACCAATGAATATGTGGAATACCTCTGAACTGATAAAACGATGATTTTGGTTAGTTAAATGTCGTTTTATGTCGTTTTATTAAAGTAACATGTATGTGACGTCGATACAGTCGAAGTTACTCTACGTAATGTTATCTTAAAAGCATTTGTTTTGCACTGGAAATAAATTGTCCTAATTAATCTCATTTCGACTTCACCTACCGTGCACTgactgacgaaaatgtttcgtacACTAATGGAGAGcaatcttaaaatatattcgATACTAAACTCCATTCTGAAATTGAGTTTCACAAGTGTTGGCtgtaaaagtaaaatgtttcTATGTATAGAAACATGTGTAATTATCATATATCATTTATCACGGTAGTACTCGTTATAAGCATCTTGTTGATTGTTGCACATAGTAAGTGTGTCTATATAAGTAAGATTTAATTTAATCAAAGGTGCAGGTGCCCAGCCCTCTGTGACTGATGCCCAACTTGACCCCGCCGAACAGAAGTCAAGGGAGCAGCTTATCAGGCAGCTGGGTGAAGCAATGGGCGTTATTGGGGATAACCCTCTTAGCCCCGGTGCATCAACAGGGAAACCAAAAGGGGCACCAAACAAGGCTCAACAGCAGCAACAAAGTGTTGCAATTGCATTCGGTGAATCAAGTATGACAGGAACAATGGATTTCCTAAAGCCGCAGAATCAACAGGGACAGTTTACTGATGGCAGTTTAATGTCCAACACCCCAGGACAACAACAAGAACAGACGATTGGTGGTTTGGATCAGAGTATGTTTGGACAGGATCTTAACATGTTCGGCTATGACATGAACACAGCGCAGACAGAGTCGGATATTCCATCCAAGCAACAAATGACAAAACCACAACCAACCAAGCCTGAGTCTCCTAAATCTCCCCAGGCATCAGAGTTAGAAAAACTTCTCCAAGGTACAGGTTTGGACATGACCAGCCTCCAGGCCGTTGGAATCAGTATAGAGGACCTTATAGGAGCTCCCTCGCAATCACAACCGACTACATCTACAACCACTAAACCTAAGAGTAAgcgtttaaataaacatgtgtttcaaaGGGGGTAACCCcaatgtttcactgaccgtcCAAAGGGGGTAACCCCAATGTTTCACTGACTGCCCAAAGGGGAAAGGGGGTAACCCcaatgtttcactgaccgtcCAAAGGGGATAACCCCAATGTTTCACTGACCGCTTAAAGGGGGTAACCCcaatgtttcactgaccgtcCGAAGCGGGAAACCcaatgtttcactgaccgtcCAAAGGGGGTAACTCAATGTTTGTTAATAAAGCTTTTTGGATGCCTGTCTGTGTGGCCATCCTGTGTTGTTTGCACTTTATTTCTCTGTTAGTGTCACTTGGGTCCAGGTTGTGTCGTTCTAAACATGGAATTTGCTATAATTTCTACTAATGAGTTCCATAGTCTTTTTACTGTATTGTCAGTTTTATATAGTTGGTCTTGCCTCTGTTTAAACgccaaacaattaaaatttgataaagttCAGTTTGTAGCTGACAAAATATGAGCATGATATTTGATACAGCGAACAATAGTGTAGCTTTATGTTAGGAGGTTCCAAACATTTAAACTGCAGTTGTGATCTTGTAACAGGATAcattcatttttgcaaaatgtatCTGTTTAAACTGATTCTTTATgtattattcaaatacattcTTCTTATGTTCTTCAGTGAAGCCAGCTACCACTCCGGCTCCAATAGAGACACCAGTCGATATTGGTATGGCAGGCATGACATTAGAACATATGATGACCATTCTTAACATGGAACAACAGTCAAAAGGTTTAGGGGCGTCCACGGAACCAACTGGGACGCTTTCTGACCCCTTATATCCCGCACAACTCGGTAAAGCGGCGCCGCCCAATCCGACTCAGCAGGTTGTTGAAGTGCGACCCGATTCCGCCCAAGTTGGTGATTTCTCGTCACAATCGATCGAGCCAAATCTCATGGGTCTACCAGAACAGACAAAGACATACGATTCTCAGAACCAGCCTTTACAAAATGCacaaaacttaaattttaaacaaggtATGTTTGATGTAATAGAAACGAAAACCAAGGTTATTGATGGTCCTTCAAGAACTGACGCTTCTCTTAAAAGTGATCGAACGAACACCCAAGGGCACAACCCGGATAAAGTTACCATGAAAACCCTACAATACCCACCCATATCTGGTACACAGTATCCACCCCTTCCAGAAACACATTATTCACCAGTGGACAAGCCAAATCCGTTTGAAACAATCCTCTTGGAAGCAACTAATACCGGGCCCGTTATTGAACGCAAGGGTAACTCAGGTTCAGGCTCTTCGTCCTCTTCAATGTCACAAGCCTCTTCGCAGTCGTCTATGAACTTTATGGGAATGTTTGGCGGACTGTCTGACGGATCTAATCAGGGGAAGGGTACCAATCCTGGTCCTGAAGCTTTTGCTCAGTCTGGTCCATCATCTTTGACTGCAGAACAACTTGATGCATATATGACTGGTTCGTTAGGCATGACAAACACTGGTCAGTTACCATCTCTCACAGGAAATGCACAAATTGAAACAATGCTTGAAACTTCATCGTCAACTAAAGCGACTGAACCTTCTTACACTGTACCATCAGGAATTATGGCTGATGTGGCAACAAATGGGACAGCCTCTCTGGAGTTTACACAACAAGAGCTTGCGGCTATGGAGAACGATCCTCTGCTTGGTTTATTCGGAGGTGACTTAGGAGCTTTGCAGAATTTTATCAACCACGGTGTCATCGATCAAATGGGCGACCAGGGTATGGGGGTAGGTGCTAGCAAACTACAAGGGTCTTCACAAGTTACTGTTGAAAGTAACACACAGACAGGAGCTGGTTCTTTCTTGCAAAATACTTCAGAACAAATGGATTCACAGGGAACACAGGGTACACTAGGAGATGCAGCAATGGATCAGTACTTACAGCCGAGCATGTCTGGCGCGCAGGATTCCACCGCTGCTTCCCAACAATCGGCTAGCAGTGCAACCCAAGCTGCACAAAATGAGATGATGGCATTGGAGCAATTCATGGCGGCTAACGCCGATGGAAACgcaaataatgcatttgctCCGATGCAAGGTCAAGGTTATCAGGGAAATCAAAATATCGACATGGCGGCGATGCAGCAGTTTTTGACAGCCCAGGGGATGATGGGCGCTAACCCTCAACCTGAACCACCTCAAACAGACTACGGGACATTCATGGGCAATTTCCAACAATCGGGAATGGATATGGGAGCCCAGTCACCTACCATTAGCCTTGCAGACCTTTTGTCTGGTAATGTTAATATGTTAGGAGGACCAACTTTTGAATCACAAACACCATCAGCTTCTCAAAACGTGGCTACTTCTCAACAATCAACGACCGATATGTCTTACACATCGGGTCCATCGTCTTTCGGCCAGTCAGAAACGTTTGGGTCAACGTCTGTCGAGACTGGCACAATAACAGCAGGTCAGACACAAGCAAGTTCGGCAGTAGATGTTGTAGGTACAGATCAACAAATAACAGCGGGTGTTGGTGCAGGTGTTCATGCAACTGCCAAAGACCAAATATCTCCTGGAATAATTAGTGCGCCGGTTTTTGATACGCAAGCCGCACCAGATGTTGTACAGACCAGAGAGAAAGTCACACAAAAGCTAGTGACTGTAGATGGAAGTGGCAAgagtttgataaacaaaaatgatcCAGTAGCGACCAAGCCTATTGAAACGCCGGTGTATCAATCAACGACCAGCATTCCTAAAGATGTTGTATCGTTCACAGATACCGCAACAACTGTATCTTCCGTACAAACGACAAATGCTGTATCCCAAGTAGATACCGTAAACGTTGTATCATCCGTAGGTACCAAAAATGTTCCGGCAGTTGACGCATCAGTATCCAGCTCAATAACAACCGGTCAGTCGTCAGTCTCATCTTATGTTGATACTGGACCAAGTCAGCGAGAGTTACAGATGATTGCAAGGGAGAGAAAGGCACAGAATGACATTCAGGAACTCATACGTCAACAAAGGGAAGAATTAAGGCGGCTCGAAGATCAGAAACGGGAGCATCAGAGACAGCTCATGCTTGAAAAGCAACGGGTTGAGTACGAAAAGCAACAGCTATCGCTTCGAAAACAGCAGATGGAGATCGAGGCAATGAGAAAGGAACAACTTTACCAGCGTCAATTAATGGAGGCACAGAGAAAGCAGATGCAAGCTGATAGATTAAGAATGGAACAAGATAGACTTGCTGCCATTGAACTTGCAAAGAAAAAGGCTGCGGAAGAAGAACGGTTAAGGCTTGAAAAAGAAAGATTGAAGGCAGGGCAGGAAAGACAACGACAGGCTGAAATAGCTTTCCAGAGGGCTCAGCAAGAAAGAATGATGCAACTGGAGTTTCAAAAACAGCAAGAAATAGAGTTGGCTCGCCAACAAGCAATAGCTGAAGAGAAGAAAAGGCTTGAACAGGAACAACTAAGGAAGGCTGAAATTGCCAAGCAAAAAGCTCTCGAAGCCGAAAAGCGACGACTCGAGGAGGAACGTAAAAAGCAAGCTGCTGCTGAGGAAGCACGCATGTTAGCAGAAATACAGGCAGCAATGATAGCTGAAGAAAAAGCAATTGCTGAAAGAGCAGCTGCTGATAAAGCGGCCAGAGAGAAGGCTGCAGCTGAGAAGGCTGCAGCTGAGAAGGCTGCAGCTGAGAAAGCTAAGAAAGCTGCACCGAAGAATATGACGTCTACTGATGCGGCATGGCAAGCTGTTCTAGCTGCGGCTGGTGTTACTGGCTCGCAACCTACTGACCTTGCAGTCCTAATGGGTGGAAGTGGCGCGGCCGGGATGGGAATGGATCCTGCTGCATTACTTAAGTTTCTAAATCCGCCTTCGACTCCAGCACCAATTATAACCACCCCGAAACCACGTAAAATACCCATTAGACCTGACCCCAAAACAAGACGTGAAGTTAGGCAAATTTTCCTTGACAATATGAAGCCCGGTGTTGACCCTCTTTCAATCCTTATAGGCCTGACACCAGAGAAACTCATGCGTTCCGGAGTAAATCCCGTTATCGCAAATAGCGCTGACTTGGCGCGAATCGTACCTGCGACAGAGAGAGCCCTAGGAATACAGATTAAGATGTTACCCACACCAGGCATGCGTGGTAGTCATCCCCGTGGCGCAGTTGGTCATCCTTCCGCAATGAGAGGCGGGGCTGGTTTAGGGGGACTGCCGCCCCCTACAAGTGGGAGTTCGCGGAGACAGTTTATGATCGAGCAACGAATGATGAATGAAATGATGcaggtataaatgttttttcatgCTTTtggaaatatggggttttatcagtgaaataacaaggAGCAAAagaaggagtgaaaatatcaactttcagaactacttttaaaataatttgtaattacTTTCCCTTGATCAATACAGAACATTttactttgaaccagaaaatattggcatttttttaatcaaaaaaatcaaagaaatgttttataaattaaataaatatatacattatttggaaattaacactTTACCGTttttaccggttatcccgtttaccatgttgaatttgattaaaacatttttggtacCAGTATTCATGAGTCCGAATACAATAGCCAAAGTTTCTGGATTGTGATAAAGTCAGATAAACTTTAAAGGTTAGAGTCCTTTTCCTCGGTAGAAacttaaatattacaaaaacacaagtTGTCACTTATTCCTAACATCTTGGCGTTCACAAATTGAATTATGTATAGAAGGAGaaggtttcatttaaaatggggAAAACATAgtgaacttgtttttttttaaatctttattcgaagcaaataatgctttccgacgtagcatttatgacgttatttatcacgtggtatacacgcaCTGAACACTTAATCTTCGATAAAATAGTGccagatatgtattatttagataatttttgaaatgaataaagtAATTATTCGCAATTGTCGATGGCTTTATTGGTAAGCACTTACATATCATATTAGTATGGTTAGAGTTTGATAACTATAAAAATACTGCTGTGGTTCACCCACACCCTACTGAGTGCATGGTAAGAGCTCAACCTACTGGATATAGTTCTGATATTCGAATTTATGAGgtaactaaaacaaaacaacctcGAATCTGACACCAATTTCGACATAAGTAAACTATATGTTATTTCATACGTAGTTTTAATCAATGTTTCGGTATATCACGCTATATTGCATATAACTGGTTTGTCTGTACTGTGTAGAGGAGGTGTTGAGAATCACAACGTGTAATTGTGAGTGAATGTGTAGCTACAAGTAGATGTTTACTTTTATGTGTAGATGACCGTAAAGTTGTACGTGTATGCATAGCTACACTTAGATGTATACGTATATGTGTAGTTATACGTAGATGTATAGTTGTATGCGTTGTGTCATGTCGATGTGTAGTTGTATGCGTGGTGTCATGTCGATGTGTAGTTGTATGCGTGGTGTCATGTAGATGTGTAGTTGTATGCGTGGTGTCATGTAGATGTGTACTTGTATGCATGGTGTCATGTCGatgtgtagttgtatgtgtggTGTCATGTCGATGTGTAGTTGTATGTATGGTGTCATGTCGATGTATAGTTGTATGTGTGGTGTCATGTCGatgtgtagttgtatgtgtggTGTCATGTAGATGTGTAGTTGTATGCGTGGTGTCATGTAGatgtgtagttgtatgtgtggtgtcatgtagatgtgtagttgtatgtgtggTGTCATGTAGATGTGTAGTTGTATGCGTGGTGTCATGTTGATATGCAGTTGTATGTGTGGTGCCATGTAGATGTGTAGTTGTATACGTGGTGACATGTCGatgtgtagttgtatgtgtggTGTCATGTAGATGTGTAGATGTATGTGTGGTGTCATGAAGATGTGTAGTTGTATGCGTGGTGTCATGTAGATGTGTGGTTGTATGCGTTGTGTCATGTCGATGTGTAGTTGTATGGGTGGTGTCATGTCGatgtgtagttgtatgtgtggtgtcatgtagatgtgtagttgtatgtgttgtgtcaTGTCGATGTGTGGTTGTATGTGTGGTGTCATGTCGATGTGTAGTTGTATGCGTGGTGTCATGTCGatgtgtagttgtatgtgtggtgtcatgtcgatgtgtagttgtatgtgtggtgtcatgtcaatgtgtagttgtatgtgtggTGTCGTGTCGATGTAGAGTTGTATGCGTGGTGTCATGTCGATGTGTAGTTGTATGCGTGGTGTCATATCGatgtgtagttgtatgtgtggtgtcatgtcgatgtgtacttgtatgtgtagctaCACGTATATGTGTACTTATGTGTGCAGATACCCGTATACATGCACGTGTATTTGTAACTCGTAAGGggctatatatattatataaggtTTAACTAAATTTAAGATCAAAATCCAAGTGCTTTGATTCGACACTTACGCTAGTTGACCAGGCTGAATGTAATCAGTAAGGAAATTTGGAAAGTGGGATAAAGATAATGATAAGCCTTCTATATTTAAGACTTGCACGATCCTACTCGGAGATGTATAAAATATTAGTTCGAAAATTGCACATTGCCATGGATATCGACAATTTGCTTTAATCGAGTTCACTGTACGAACAACTGGATGACGTAGTACAAAAATGTAGCCCACAAATTTTCGTACTGATAGTATACCGAACACATACAGTGAAAGTGTATGAGTGTGATATGTACTAAAGTCTCGAGCTGTATGCCTACACAAGCcaagtataaaaatgtttttatattggtTGACTACTTTAAACCcttttcgatatttttttctacagtTATTTGGCTTAGGACCAGAGCCCCTGGAACCAGGTGATCCAGGCTATCAGGGGCCCGGGCAGACCACAGGTGGACCTGGGGGTGCGGCTGCTGGACCCGGGGGTCCAGGCGGTCCAGGGGTCGGGCGTTCACGGGGAGCTAACCCATTTGAAATGACAGATGCACAGCAGATTGCGATGGAAAGACGGATGGGCGCCCAGGGTGGTTTTGGCGCTGCTGGCGGAGGGATGGGCGGGATGGGGCCGGAGTTTGGGGGGATGGGAGGAGGAGTAGGAGGAGCTGCCGGCGCAGCACAGAATCCGATGATGGAAATGTTGGGATTATAGTTTGGTGGCATTGGATTGTATGGGAGGATTTTCTTGTGTTAGAAAGTTACATACAGATGAGTAGTTGTCGTTTGTTAACACTAACGATTGTGGTGAATATACAAGGGCCCATTATAAAGATTTCGTGTCGGATTATAGGAAAACGGATGAGGAATAATGAATTACTTTATTCACCATTAGATACTAGTAACTTTGGTgatgtataaattatttttatagcaATGGTCGTTTAGAATGTTTTccttaattatttttgtgtgttaGAAACGTCACGTATTTTCGTTCATTTTCAAAGACACAGAAGGtcataatagttttaataatgtttcCATAAAGACAAAGCAATCTAAGTCAAACAGTCTTTATGCAATCGTCTTATTTTCTTGAATCAGACGAAAGTGTAGTGTTATCCCACGCCTATTCTTGGTTGATTTCGACTCAGCTTTGTAAAGTTCAGAGAAAAACTGTTAACATAGTTTTGAATTGTAATTATACGAAATAGGAACAGTACTACATCTATCCACGCCAAGAATAGTAAAAAAACTgggttttaacaaaataattattttctgacCTATAGAAAAATACATTCGGTAATTTCCGTCACATGATGGAAAGACAAGTTCAGTAATATCCGTAAAATGATGGAAAGCTAATTTCGGTAATTTTCGTAACATTATGGAAAGACGTgttcggtaatttccgtaacATGATGGAAAGATTAgttcggtaatttccgtaacATGCTTTCTTTTTCCAGACACGTtatcaatttaattgaaattccGATTTCAATCGGAAACAGTTTGAGAAACTTTccttatgttttgaaaatataatctGTGTCTCTTAAAGGGCTTTTCTCACTTACTTCATGTGTTTTCCAAGTTTTTGAAAGCGATTCATGTTTTGTCAACTCCTACTTAAAGCCATGCAATctcaaaaaaacacattctacactttcaataaaatatgaagtaTTTTCTGGCACATGTCATGTATTATTGATAATAAgatcttttatttcttatagTTAAAGCGACTTCTTAATAGTAACATCTTCTATCTTTACACTAGCCTTAAAAACGTGAGAAACTCCCTTTAGAAGTGTGTTACTTTTTTCTAATCATTTCCATTTATTTAGACGAGAAAAAGACGACATATGCTGTGCTCACATTGTCAGatgttcattattttacataaaatcacAATAAAAAGAGCGGttacttgttgtttttcttttgtccATTTCTTGAGCGG from Mya arenaria isolate MELC-2E11 chromosome 7, ASM2691426v1 carries:
- the LOC128240512 gene encoding serine-rich adhesin for platelets-like translates to MGESSFDTQADIRSASGSLSRFGYQPTAEQMLSGQANLDHPTRNLDTTDLEAVGSSPADAASSMPSILSSILGAGAQPSVTDAQLDPAEQKSREQLIRQLGEAMGVIGDNPLSPGASTGKPKGAPNKAQQQQQSVAIAFGESSMTGTMDFLKPQNQQGQFTDGSLMSNTPGQQQEQTIGGLDQSMFGQDLNMFGYDMNTAQTESDIPSKQQMTKPQPTKPESPKSPQASELEKLLQGTGLDMTSLQAVGISIEDLIGAPSQSQPTTSTTTKPKMKPATTPAPIETPVDIGMAGMTLEHMMTILNMEQQSKGLGASTEPTGTLSDPLYPAQLGKAAPPNPTQQVVEVRPDSAQVGDFSSQSIEPNLMGLPEQTKTYDSQNQPLQNAQNLNFKQGMFDVIETKTKVIDGPSRTDASLKSDRTNTQGHNPDKVTMKTLQYPPISGTQYPPLPETHYSPVDKPNPFETILLEATNTGPVIERKGNSGSGSSSSSMSQASSQSSMNFMGMFGGLSDGSNQGKGTNPGPEAFAQSGPSSLTAEQLDAYMTGSLGMTNTGQLPSLTGNAQIETMLETSSSTKATEPSYTVPSGIMADVATNGTASLEFTQQELAAMENDPLLGLFGGDLGALQNFINHGVIDQMGDQGMGVGASKLQGSSQVTVESNTQTGAGSFLQNTSEQMDSQGTQGTLGDAAMDQYLQPSMSGAQDSTAASQQSASSATQAAQNEMMALEQFMAANADGNANNAFAPMQGQGYQGNQNIDMAAMQQFLTAQGMMGANPQPEPPQTDYGTFMGNFQQSGMDMGAQSPTISLADLLSGNVNMLGGPTFESQTPSASQNVATSQQSTTDMSYTSGPSSFGQSETFGSTSVETGTITAGQTQASSAVDVVGTDQQITAGVGAGVHATAKDQISPGIISAPVFDTQAAPDVVQTREKVTQKLVTVDGSGKSLINKNDPVATKPIETPVYQSTTSIPKDVVSFTDTATTVSSVQTTNAVSQVDTVNVVSSVGTKNVPAVDASVSSSITTGQSSVSSYVDTGPSQRELQMIARERKAQNDIQELIRQQREELRRLEDQKREHQRQLMLEKQRVEYEKQQLSLRKQQMEIEAMRKEQLYQRQLMEAQRKQMQADRLRMEQDRLAAIELAKKKAAEEERLRLEKERLKAGQERQRQAEIAFQRAQQERMMQLEFQKQQEIELARQQAIAEEKKRLEQEQLRKAEIAKQKALEAEKRRLEEERKKQAAAEEARMLAEIQAAMIAEEKAIAERAAADKAAREKAAAEKAAAEKAAAEKAKKAAPKNMTSTDAAWQAVLAAAGVTGSQPTDLAVLMGGSGAAGMGMDPAALLKFLNPPSTPAPIITTPKPRKIPIRPDPKTRREVRQIFLDNMKPGVDPLSILIGLTPEKLMRSGVNPVIANSADLARIVPATERALGIQIKMLPTPGMRGSHPRGAVGHPSAMRGGAGLGGLPPPTSGSSRRQFMIEQRMMNEMMQLFGLGPEPLEPGDPGYQGPGQTTGGPGGAAAGPGGPGGPGVGRSRGANPFEMTDAQQIAMERRMGAQGGFGAAGGGMGGMGPEFGGMGGGVGGAAGAAQNPMMEMLGL